Genomic DNA from Theobroma cacao cultivar B97-61/B2 chromosome 3, Criollo_cocoa_genome_V2, whole genome shotgun sequence:
TCTTGTATTAACCTTATTAAGTTAGCTGCTTCATATGTCCGTGTAGGATGGAACTTAAATATGCATTACACGCGGTATGCTAAGGTGTTgctggtttttctttttgaggtAACCGATCTAAACATTTTGATCAGATCCTTGCAGGGGTAGGGAGAGATTATTGAACTCTCATCAAACTAGGATGTTTACTTGGGAGTTCAGTTTATTGATTCTTGCCCTGTGCATGATGCATCTGAGACATCTTATGTCAGATCATTTGTAAAACCTGTGACTTTCCTCGCAAAAAAATGCTTAATAtctaaattttattcttcaagagaaagggaaatataaaatattatatattctATATATTTCTGGAGTGGTAATAGCCATGAAAATTCAAATCCTATGAGTTGATATCAAAGTAAGAGATGGTGTGTGACATCATTGATATTTATTCCTTGTTATTGGATTCCCATCCTACTCCAATCCTCACTTCAAGACATTGCAATCGTGGTTGACACCATCAGAGATAGTTGGGGCTGTTACTTACAAATGAAATTGCATGtatatttttatatctttATGAATATAAGGACCTTGATTGTATTCTGGATTTAACTTTCTAACATTACCTCTCTGCGTGTTTTATTAATGGTATCATTCCTGGATTATGTAACTGGGTGGGTGATGCGCTTTGAAGAGTAGTTTTTCCTACCTATTGGCACTGGATCGTTTCCCTTATGACCTATCTCAAAACACTGTCTCTTTTGAAACATTTTCTTTGGTATGTTTTGCCTTCTGTGTCCATCCTTACCTCATCTGATATGTTAAAAAGATGAGATTGTTTTATTGCAAGAGTGAAGTCCAATACAGGGCAAATACATTGATTGAAAATGCCGTAAAGTTTTGCCGTTTATCTTTGGGGGGACAGGAAATTACTATGGTAATATGTAGTAATATCAGTTGAGAAGAAATTATGGTAATTCATGTTTTTATAAGTATAATTTAGATGCAGTAAAGTTTTTATAACTCATAACTCAGATGTAAGCAATAACTTACTTTGAAGAGGAATAATGTTCCTTGCCACTATTAAATTCACTGCAAGGATTGTTATATATAGAGCTTATGGCTATGAGCTGCCAAAAGTTTTAGGTTGAATAATGTGCAGggtaaaacattttaattacttGGTCTAAAGCTCTTATAATAAATTGGTGATATAATCCTTCCTTTAATGGGCTTTGCAGTTGCTatcttttctttgatttcaATCAGGTGATGTCTTTAATACATGTAGTTTGCTAAGATTTTAGACATTCGAACAATGAGCAACGTGGTCAAATATGAACAGAGATTTTCAGATACTGTCTGTTTTGTTTTCCATGGGTTTTgtggttgattttttttttaacttctaTTGTGGTGAAGGTGTAAACTCTGGGATTCTATAAAGCCTCTTGGTTTAAATTACATTCTTGCTGCTTCTTTGGCATCTGGTTCTGCTGCATTAGTTTGTCCCATTTGCTCACTTGCTCGTTGTTATTTTCCCCAAGTAATTGCATATTTTATCTTGCTTCATCTACTCAAATAGCTTATCTATAAGCTATTTTGGAACCTCTGATATGGAGTTGAGTTGTCCAAACCAGACATGCCTTATTCTGATtgacataaattttttatgaatgtACCATGGGATTCATATCCATCTCTCCCCTTGGGGGTTCATGGTTTATCCTATCGTGGACCTTCTAACCATTGTGTCAATATTGAACGTTGCATATTCTGTGATAAAACTGTTATGCTTCGGTTTTAAGTTGGTGTTTGAAATTTGTGACTTTAGTTTTGAGAAGTCCCCAAGACACGATGCTTATGTGCCCAAATTTGAAGCTGAACTGGCTCAGTTTTGTGAGAAATTGGTGAGTTCCATTGCCCTTTCTTTTCGAACTAGTATCCCTTATAGTTGCTTGTCATAACAATTTTAATGTTCATGTATTCAATAACATGCCTATTCTGCTCTAGGTGATGGACCTCGACAGAAGGGTTAGGCGTGGACGAGAACGCCTTGCTCAAGAGGTGGAACCAGCGCCACCTGCTCCAGTATCTGCAGAAAAGTCTGAGCAGCTATCTGTGTTggaggaaaaaataaaaaacttgcTGGAACAAGTGGAAAACCTTGGTGAATCCGGAAAGGTAGATGAAGCTGAGGCGCTTATGAGAAAGGTACTGATAAGAGTTTCCTTTATCTATTAGTTATTGATCCTAAAAGTTTTATGAGATATTGATCACCCAATGTTGCCACATCGTGGACAGACAACGTTAATCACCTTGGGGATTATGTCTATGTTTAATTGCTTCTTGAATTATGATTATGTAGTTCATTTCATTTCTGATACATCAACTCATCACCATTGGCAGTTCTTAGATTTTGAAGTTTGGCctttgtgatgtttgtttatAGGTGGAGGTGCTTAATGCTGAGAAGACAGCCTTGACTCAACAACCTCAAAACGATAAAGTATTGATGCTTGCGCAGGAGAAAAAAATGGCTCTATGTGAGGTTTGCGGATCTTTTCTAGTAGCTAATGATGCTGCTGAGAGGACTCAGTCCCATGTTACAGGAAAGCAACATATTGGTTATGGAATGGTTCGGGATTTCATTTCTGAGTTCAAGGTAAGTGTTGCTTCCTAGAATGAATTGGGGGCTTTAGTTCATTTATCCTTTTGCTGTGGAAGTGTGAATGAAGAACTTGAATGAACTTTCCAGGCAGCTAAGGAGAAGGCCAGGGAAGAGGAAAGATTAGcaagagagaaagaagttgAAGAACGGAGAAAGCAGAGGGAGAAGGAATATGAGAGTAGGAGGAGAAGTGATTCAGATGACAGGGACAAGTATCATGATCGAGACAAGGATCGGGACCGATATAGGGAACGTGATTTGGATCGTGAAAGGTCTCGAGAATGGAATGGTAGAGGTAGTAGGGATGGAGAGAGGGATTGGAGGTACAAGAATGGAAGAGACGGGGGCAGAGATAGGCACAAGGACCGCAGCAGGTCACGTTCCCCTGGTAGACATAGTCACAGGAGGTCCTCAAGAAGTCCAGGTCGACGATATTAGTGCATTCTGTACATAAATGTTTTGGCTTTGAAAGCCAATGAGGTAGacctcttatttttttctagtttaCAAACATGTGCTTTTGGAGTCGTGCTAAATTTTGTCATCATGGGTGAAACTTTTTTCTTCGTATCTCACAGCTTTGTTGAGACTATACCCACTCCCTTTGATCAAAATTACTAGAGAAGAAAAGGGTTGAGGTAGGTATAACATTATTGTAACTCTTTTATCTTGTTTGGACTAAATTTCTGTGGGCATTGTTTCGAGTCTCTTATGCCTCTTCCTTTATATGCTTATTTATAGTCAAGCTGCTGAGAAAGATGACCTCTTTCCAATAATGAGgtaacaaattaaatttcatttatagCATCACCATGCCATACTTGACTAACCTTCATACTTATACGTgtgtatatttttattctttctttttgtggATGCTTATTTGGCTTTTTATCAATTACTATTTGTTTGCAAAGGCTACTGTTGTGGAATAATACAGGGAAAATCTTAGACAAATTGAGAAAGTACATTTAAACATATGTGGTTTTGAAGGTTTTTTAGTACCCTAAGCACGCATGTTTTTTGTGCTACTGTAAATTTAAGCAATATACTTGGATTAGAgtattctttccttttgtttaaTTGTTTTGTAAAGGACAAGATTCAGTTGTGGTTTCcagtttttgttctttgtgATGGATTTGTATGAtcacaaattttcaatttgtttgGAAGGCATCGTTCTTGTAGTTTGAAACCCCTTTTTTAACCGTCactccttttcttccttccaAGTTTTAAAGCTCGGGAATCACACACATTGCTATGAAGATAATGGATTGATCCAGAAAAAGTACAAATGGCATTGTTTACTTGTTATTCAAAGCTGAAAGGCGAGAAATTTACGAAATCCTAAATCAGTCTTTTTTAATCAGATATAATgttttacaatttttattttgttgttagAGAATTTTTATTATCCATTCACACCTTTTAATCCTAGGCAGAGGCCGCGTGCATAAGGTACAAGCTGATAGAGGGACTGCTAGACTTTGGTCTGAACGTAAATTTTGAGAAAGCCATGATTGCAGTTTCATTGCATTTACCttggaggaaaaaaaaagaggtgaCGAATACTGCGTTGAAGTTCCATTGCACGTGTCTAGGGATGAAGTCCCATGTGAGAAACGCTAATCGGGAAACTTGAGGGTAAATTCGAACATCAGAACAGGAGAAATTTAGAAAGGTGAGGCCACCATAAGATTTTCACTGGTAAGATAACGAATTAAATCTTTTCACAGTAATTCACTTATGGTATGTTGACGGAATTGTATTCAATTACAAAgtcaaaaatcattttgagCAAAATTTACTGATCCAAATTGACACGCCGTATCTTACACACAAGGTTTGCAGTTGGAAGATCAAGCTGGTTCCCAGAATCAGATTTCAATAGGTCTTTTAACTGATCTCTAGGGGTTCCAAAGCAGGTTTGAAATGTTGCAAGAACTGGAGGGATTGGCATTGAAAGGGCAGAAAGCACATTACTCAAGTACTCGATATCAACCGACAGTTGTTGTGCTCCACGATCTGTTATGTACTGGATGCCACGGAGCTGCTCCATGTATAGCGCAGTGGCACCTTCAGCAACCTTTCCAACACAGGGTGATAAAAGACATATATTATGTTAGTTATAGAGtacacataaaacaaaaattcagTCAAAGTATATTCAAACATCTTTCGTCTCTAAATTGAGCAACTTCAAATATTCAGGCCAACCACTCAATTGCCTATGCTAGAGCACAAACTGGCATGGCCATTGAGAACTTCCAAGGGGATGTATAGGGTTAACACATGTCTTAATTGTATGATAATGTGGAAATTCCAACATTGCATGTGAAATGCGCAGTTGGGAGGATTCATAAAAAAACTCCCCCTTTTTCTTAAACACTTGTTCCCCTCcccattttaaagaaaagttacTGTCCTAATATTAAAGATTTCTAGCCAGGCATGGAAACTATCATGGTTAGCTCACATATTCAATAATTTACAGTTCAGAGGATAGACGGCTACCTTGAACATCCATTCTGTTGCAAAGAATTGAGCTTCTTCATTGTTGGCGTCACTGCTAGAAATGCCCTCAGCAAGTGGCTCCAATTGTTGGGGCAGAGTAAGAAGGTATTCACCAACACTGGTCACATAGGACTGAGGGTATGCACTGAAGGTTGGAAGGGGAAAAGCACTTTGTTCCTCTACTGCAGACCAGATTGGCAAA
This window encodes:
- the LOC18605354 gene encoding luc7-like protein 3; amino-acid sequence: MDAQRALLDELMGTARNLTEEEKKGYREIRWDDKEVCGFYMVRFCPHDLFVNTRSDLGPCPRVHDQKLKESFEKSPRHDAYVPKFEAELAQFCEKLVMDLDRRVRRGRERLAQEVEPAPPAPVSAEKSEQLSVLEEKIKNLLEQVENLGESGKVDEAEALMRKVEVLNAEKTALTQQPQNDKVLMLAQEKKMALCEVCGSFLVANDAAERTQSHVTGKQHIGYGMVRDFISEFKAAKEKAREEERLAREKEVEERRKQREKEYESRRRSDSDDRDKYHDRDKDRDRYRERDLDRERSREWNGRGSRDGERDWRYKNGRDGGRDRHKDRSRSRSPGRHSHRRSSRSPGRRY